GTCACGCTTAGTTCTTCGGGTCTCATAACCGTCGTTCCAGAAACCGAGGCCATTATCATAACTGCGTCCAATCCCTGCCTGAAGCAGCCTTTCACCGATACAAATTACGCGAGCCCTCGGCACGGAAAAACGACCTGAGCCAGCGGAATTCCCACGAAATTCCCTTAAACCCTTCCTTAACCGTGTTAATTGGCCGTGGAACCGCGGCAGGCtgataatagaaagaaaatcgATCGACCGTGGATTGCCGATTCCCgagtaaaatttattaacacgttcactgccactgGAATTTCCAGCGCTTCGtataacaatacaaaaatggtaaataactattaacacgttccgtgctgGATCATTTTTCTAAGACTTTCTTCAGGCCACGCTTtcgcaattaaataaaattaactaaacGCAGTGTACATGATATTAACCCTCTGTGAGCCGaattttcgttcattcattcaatggtttcaatactttcatcagacgaatatattttctaactttcaagttacaatgacgttgaactgtCACGCCTGAAAtacgtataaaagttgaagttaactgattacttaattttattcccCATTTCACcgtacaaaatgaaataaatcggcAAGCTGCCAATAAATTGATatgcgacttcaaagttacatgggcctacagagggttaagatGCCTATATTTAACTccacaataaatttttaaaaagttcttcattttccaatgagaattcattttctgACACGTTGTTAATAATTCGGTATCATAGTACTCGTATTACACTGCTGGCTAGCTGCTCGCGTTAACTATATTTATTCGACATCCGTTTTGTTAACATAAATGTTCTTCGGTAATTTCGAAGccccggtcatcggtgacccacggcagtcaacgcgttggAACAACGCGCGAACAGGTTCGACGCGAGCGCCATTGCCGAATCCTGCGCCACGGTCCGTCCGCCATAGTTACGCTCGATGAATTGAAGGAAATTGTAGCGCGGGCGCGACGGAACGAAAGTTTCGCTGCCTTCCGGTCGGTTGTTAATGAAACAGTATTTAACGGGATACACGCGGCGGACGGGACTCGCATACGAATCGCGAGGAATTGAATTCGACGACAGCCGCCGGGTTTCGTTATTGTTTCCGGTCCCGGCCCGCCAGCCGGGAATAATTGTTTTCTGCCCGCCCGTTCTTTGAGGGTAAGATTTGTTCGCCGTACATGTTCCGTGTTCGTgacgataataattatttttctgttccgACAGGACCACGTTATCGAATCTGATGCGTTTCGTTTGTTCCTCGAGCTCTTTCGGAAACTTGCGCAACGACGAAAACCGCAGACTCtaatttaaaaactgaatttgATTTACATTCAGAGTCGACTGTACCGAAGTGCTAATTTCTCGGAGCTCGCGTATGCGGCGACCTAAATCTAGAATCAATGTGCAATGGGTGCATCGCGTAAAGTTCATACTTCTGAGCACAAGGAATTTCATTGCTGAGCAACTTGTTAACTCGTAACGAACTCACTGCCGAAAACCCTGCCGATCGAGTAGTTATTGACCTTATTGAACTTATTTCATCAGAGAATCCAACGACAttcaaaagaaaacattttgttTCTCAAAAAGACAACTTCCATACGTGCTAACCTCAAAACCGTAATCCCGATTCCCCTAAGACCATCCCTTCCCGTCTCACAATTACCGAGACGCCCGTGCGGATGAGTTTATCATGAACTGCATCGGATCGATGCCTGGAGAGCGGTCCGCCGCgtctttcaatatttattcgatACAGGGCTCGGGCGACGCTTCGCGGTTACGCTCGTCGAACGTCATTAATCTCGCAAACATCGTTTTTCCTTCGTGCCGCGAAGAAGATAAGCTACGCGATAGGCGGTCGGAAAGGGGGTGTAGGCGGCGGAACGGGCGGAAGGGTTCACCATTATGATTCCCGTCGAACGTCCATCCTCCGGCTCGGAAGTCTTTGTTATTCTGAAAAGTGGGATCAAAGTGCCGCCCCGTCGAGGACGTAACGAGAGCTCGTTGCAACCATTAGCGGAACGTCTACCGTCGTAACGCGATTACGGTTGTTGTTCGGAGCTTTTCGTGCCCGCTTTAACGACGCTCCCGCGGGATATCGCCGTTCGGGAACTCCGCGAGCGCGTTCCCCGTCGCCGCTTAAGAACCGGCCGCCCTTTCGCTCGGTAAGGACCTCCTTGTGAATACAAACCGATACGAGGGGTCGAGGATCCGCCGTACAAACTACTCCGCGTTGTTCGCGGGAAGAGGCGGGGTGAGGGGCGTCTCTCGCTGAGGATTTTCTTCGTGATCCTACAAGGGAACCTTCTCAGCGCACGccgattttaacccttaacagagAGTATATACATGCACGCCGTATAACGTCTAACGCAGTGAAATTGCAATGCAGAGACAATTGCAGTGAAAAATAGCGTTTGTTGTACGAAAAGCATTAAGATTTTGGACGTTTCGTGTATTCGGATTTTGCGTGCATCGTGTGAAACGTTGCACTTGAGAAGAAAGGATAAACAGCGATTGAATGTTGTTCCGTAATTCCATTCCATATAATCAACCACTTCATACTATCGCATTAAACGAGGAATAAAACAATTTGCTGCCAATCATCGGTTAATCAAATGCCTGAATATCATATCCTTACGATTCAATATACtgattacatatttaaaatatccatTATGCGTTAAACTGTACGATCGTCGGTGCACAGATACGCATTAGAGAATTTGATATTCACCAAACAAACGATTCAATAATTCCCATATTAATCCACTTATCGATGGAATTCGCTCGCCTCATAACACGGCTCCCTTGAAAACATTCCCTTGTACGAACTTTGCAAACATTCCGCCATCTTCGGTAATTTTCCCCGGAAAAAAAGGATCCTCTCCGACGCGAAGCACGAAAAACCTAGAGCCACTGcgtccgacaaaatggcggatcgCTGTTTTCGTGTTTCTCCGGCTATCGATGccttgaacgtgttaaatattcgaaatgattttataaagtttgaagaATGGATTGAAGCAACCGACAATATTGGCCCAAACGGTCGCTAGGATTTTTATACGGGTTACGTGttaactatattaaacgctcggtagttctaacggTAAGTCCGGCTCGACGGCCGCTTTTCAACCGATTTTAATTGGCAGCTTTTTCGGTGCAGCATGAAAAATCCGGCGTGGCAGCGGggaatgaaaaggaaaatagaatCGGCGACGATGCTCGTATTATCCGAACTAATTGGAACGTGATattgtgccgcggaaacgataCGGAACACTTTTGGCGAGAAATCTCGACGGCGGCGGTGACAATGAATTCGCGAACAATGGCCGGGATCAACGATTCGCGCGGCCCGATAATTATGTCGCCGGGGTGGGATGGAGGGGCGGCCGAGGTGAGGAAATATCGTcgattatcaataataattaattacgatTAATCGCGTTTAATGGTAAATACAGCGGGGAACCGGTCCCGCGATATAGTGTTTGGGAAATCGAGCAAGTTGCGCAGcgattattgtataattaactGTTATCAGAGACGCATTACCgctgattatattattactggTCTTTTATTCTACGCGTACGATACCCTATATAAGTGCATATAGATTTTCCACTTCAAATTCACCCTCTTGCAAATCAGATTCACCAATCTGAATTTACTAATTGCataatcgaaaatatagaatatgcaTATGCATTTACTATATGCTATAAAATCCATcatcattatataatattacctataacattactactattatttacTCCTAACATAACCAGCTGAATacacaatttttctatataaaactgtaaaagcACATTCAACGCTCGAATCTCAAATGAATATTACCGGACTGATATTTTGATGTCCTTAATACCAtcgatattctatatttatcgtGTATTACACAATAATATCGATAACGACTGTCGCGCAGCATTGTCACGTATCGTTTAACAAAATCCGGGACGTACACCTGTTTTCGTTCCGACCAGGTAAATCGGTGAAATGGACCGCTGCGCGCCGCTTTGAAAACGGCGTCGGTATAATTGCGGCTTGGCCGTGCGGGAAATCGATGTGGAATGAAGGGTAACACACCCCTCGGGCCGAAAGTTGAGCGTTACGGCCACGCCATTAATTATGGCGACGCCGCGGTTGTGTACTTTCGAAACTGTAATAATCGCGGGGCGCGGCGGAATTACTTTTCATAATTGTTGGGGTGGGAGGAGGGGGTGGGGTGGGTGCGGCGCAACGAACGCGACCCGGTTCCCGCGAGCACTGTAAACCCCGTTATCCGGCTCCGGATAACGAGACGGAGTTTCCTCGCTCGCCGAAGCGTCGCGGAGAGGCTACCGCCGCGGTCCCTCGGAATCCTTTGTCTTTCGGAAATTAAAAGCCACCACCATCGCCAACCCCCCTGCCCCTGAACAGCCCGCCGCGATTCTTAATTCGAGGCGGGCTTCAGACAGTAAACTGTACGGTACCTGTTGCGCTGGTCaggaacggcgtcggaacaaTGCTAGCCTCATCGTCCGCTTTGACTCAGTGTTTGCGTACCGTTTCGAAAATCATTGCTGTCCAGGGTAAACAACTTCCATTCGAGAAAGGAACCGGTTGATGGAAGCAGCTCGTGATTGTACGGGAATGGGTGTTGTCCAGTGTTCTCGATGGGGTGGAAGTGTACATTGTGGCGAACGTTTGGTTTTCATTTTCGAGATGGCGGTTGAAATATGTTTGTCTCTAGGACCGGTTTACACCTGAATGGCGAAGATGCGAATGAACTAGAGAGAATGTACGGttatttaacaatagatttacggACACTGTTCTACACTTTAGCGTTCCTAGAAGACtatgtttatatagattgtAGAAATTAGCATCCGTCGAACTCGACTGAAACTCTTGCtaaataatattcgaaaaaagTAGTGTAATTAACGGGTTCCGTAAGTCTAAAGTGAATGTGTACAGATTGTGATACAGTAATTTGTCGAGCTTAATATTGTGAGTTTAATCATTGTATATTCCCTCATCTTTGAATGTCTAATCAACAGAAAGATGTATCAAGATAAAACAACCCTTAGAATTCGCAATTACCAAACTCGCAATATTAAAcccttgcactccagaggcgcctctaagacaccaaatgatttgacacagcaaaactgtaaactctggtatttaatattaaaccttgtatgCATCGaggtacgaaatattgaaaatagttctcttcctcgacgcacgtgagatttcttaattcaatctaagaaaatgttgtctgtatctcgttagaaaatattgaatatttccggtgaaaaactcctggagtgcaaggggttaaagtgtaTAAATTACTGTATTATATTCAGACTCGACTGCTTCGTTCGTGAgacatttttacaaatatttcaaaagctaCACGGTCAATGTGCTTCAACCCCATTGAAATCGTCGGACGGCGCCCTTTTCCCTATAATCATCGAGCTCTCTCCGTCGACGTCACAGTCTTTCATCAAAGATTTAGACCCATTCGCCGACCAGCCACCTAGAACGTAAACAAGGCGTTAATCGCGATCGGTCCTACAGGGCAACGCAATTTCCGTCGCTGACCCGACCGACCCCCCCTTCCACTTACGTCGTTTGGAACTTCGACGAGGCGGCCATTAATCCGGCGTGTTTTCGCGGCAGTTTTTCACCGCATTTGCGCCTGGGACCTCGACCGTTACGTCTAATTACATGGTCGACCGGGAACTCCGCGCTTTTTCTTACCCGGAAATCCGGGACCATAGAGGTTTTCCGGGACCTCGTTAGGGTATGATTCATGACGGGATGCTGGCCAGTCACGAGCCTTTTGTACCTCTGACAGCTGACCCTGAAACTGCAATTATCGGTGTTACAACGAGGCTTTGATGAGACTTAATCGCTACAATGTCAGAATTCTCGCGGGAATTAGTGATAAATAGACTGCACTTCGATGCATCCATGAGAGACTTCGAAATACGCAATTACTAAAAATTCAtggaaaaacatataaaacattcaataatCCCTTTCATAACATTGCTTAGGGAACACCATGTTCTACATACGTTTTaccaaaaaataaatcaatttaacacgttgaacgccgcgcgatttcacagaggaaaatacacagaatggaaaaaaatatattaaatcattcgatcgaattacgttattactactccacgttcatctagctgaatgtcactgtattatgtagcgttatttgtaatatagaaattttttcatataatcatcgtttcattgagtgaactatagtaattcgatttggtcgggtgtcaccggtgacctccatggcattcaacgtgttaattaaattctattttcaagcttatattacttatattattcGTAGTACTTCTGTTCTAATTATCTCGAAAATTTCAATCCGCACGAACATCTAATGAATCGTTGAACCATTGATCTTGCAGCTTTTAATCAAAAGTATTTCATAAACCACCAATCTCCGAACAAAAGATAATCCAAGTTCGCCGCATGTTTCATTGACACACGAAACGCCGATGACTGAAGGTGAATAAAACAGTCATGACAAAAGCAGAGAAACTGTAGGAATTGTCCAGTTTAAACTCCGATTATCGGTTCCCCATGGATGGATTCGCGTTTCCACATAATCGACGCGCTTCGAATGTACAATGTGTACATACATTGTGCCCGGTGAAATGTCATTCGGCGATAATTAGAAGTTATTATTTTCAGCGCGCACGGGAGGGACACGTGTATTAGGGGATCGAAAATCCGTGTACTTGCCGCACGGTTAATTACGCGTTTCAATATCCGCGCGCTCGCTCGTTAACGGACTCGCGTTCGAACTTTTTGCGGCACATATATAATACGCGGGCAACCGTATATTAAACGCAGACACGCTCGGGGAAACAAGACACGTATTCCCGATTATCGACACCAATCGCTTACCCAGCCCTCGCCCCGTCGGCATCGATAACAATTTTCGTCGCGCGATTGTTTATCTGTTTTTTTTTGTGTTTCCGTGCAAGTCTTGTTACCGGAAAATGTAAACACGCCGACCGATCCGTGTCCGAGCGGAAGATTGATCAACGAACTTCGATCGCGAGGAAGCAGATTTATCGTCGTCACCTTCGATCTCGAACAAACGTGTTCAAGGACCAGCGTTCACGTACTACgaattaacactaacactaccgagcaattagaatgacaGTTCCAATtctttatcaatattaaaacaCGTTCCTTGAGATTCAAGAATTTTGCAAATACGAATTTAATAGAATCTCTCGCAAAAACGCCTAATTTAAATACACGCAAAATAAAAGCTCCGAGGGTCGATTCGACCCGTCCGGCAGTTTCGGTGTTAAGTGCGGTAATTAAGAAGATACGATTACGATTAATATAATGGGGTATCATTCGGCTAACAATTAGAGCACGGACGCTTACGTACATCCGCGAATTTAATTAGCCGATAGCTACAACGACATTAAACGGAACGTCGCTTGATATAACAGGAATTTAATCGTGACAATGAAACTTTGTCGCGTTACTATGGACAGAGGTCACAGGAAACATCGAATCGTTCCGTGAATCGATTAATACGATGAATGATAAGCTCTCGGATAAATGAGTATCAACAGTCGACAAGAGCGAATAGGATAGTCACCCCGGAATTTACAGTTCCCAGGTTTTTGTGTGTAAAATAAAGATACTCGGTGTTTCACAAGCGCCGCTTACCGTCGAGCGGATGAACAAGGCGACGAAAAATGGATTCGCCGGAGCGCAACGGAATGACAAAAAGAAGATCGCGCGATCGATCAACTAAACCCGTAACCCCGTGAATCGGTTCGCTCGCGCGTCCCCGTAGCCGCGGCACACGGTAACCCTCCCATCAATCCGATACACGCATAAACATCGGCAACGAGCCGACAATAAAACACGTATCCGGGCTTACGTGCCGGCGCCGACGCGTTTAACGCGGCTAAATCAATTTGGAGTCACGTTTCGCGCGTAACAGCCACGAACTTTGCCGCTCCGCGGCGAGCGGCGGGGGCGGCGAAAGATGCAAACGGCCAGGTAATTCGAGCCGAACAGTTAAGAAACTCCGAATTCCGCTAACGCTCCGTTAACGGTTTAACGGGTCCATTCATAGGATAGTCGCGACCCGGCGAAGAAGTCAACTGCGAAATTCTAACTCGATCGCGAATACCCCGGCGGCGTTGTTACAGAGTTTTAACGTTACTCCCTAATACCCGGCACCCGGCAGCCCCTCGTCCCGTCCGGTGAACACGGACCGAGCCGGCTCTTCCCCTGGCGCCGCCGATGCAAAAGGGGGTAACAAGTTGGCTAACAAGGGAAACGCCGGGGCGACGTCATCGATTTTTCAACGGCGAGTCGCGATTCGTATTGGTTACACAACGCTGGGGAAGCTTAACCCTTAATGGAACGGAAGTGTTTCGAGTTTACCCACCGGCGAAACATACCGTGACAcagataacaagcggaaagaAATTCGTAGAGGCGACCTGGCACAATACTTGACGCGTCGATTGTAGGTATTATAATAACGTAGCGTCTGTGCACGAAATTGACTATTTGTAtaaggaaaattgaaagtttccaATGTAGCTAAGTAGTTTCTGCTATACaagatgatttttatttgaaacgtcAACATTTTCTGCACATGACCTTCCCCTATTTATAGAACCTTCAAACTACAAGATATCCATTGTCAAAAAGAGACTTCGTAACATcctataacaaaactataaccaCCATGTGttcagctctataccttacaacttttatcCAAAGTCCAGTATATAAATTGTCAGCAATAAATGACCttcctctatttatataaccttCACACCAAAACGCAAGATATTCATTGTCAAAAAGAAACTTCGTAACATCCTATAACAAAAGTATAACCACCGTGTGTTCAGCTCTATACCTTGCAACTTCTATCTGAAGTCATATATCAAAATTGTATGCAAATCAATGACCTTACTCTATTAATATAACCTTCAAACCGAAGGGCAAGACATCCATTGTCAAAAAGGAACTTCGTAGCATCCTACAACATAACTATAATCGCCATGTGTTCAGCTCTATACCTAGCAACTTCTATCTAAAGTCCAGTATATAAATTGTCTGCAAATGACCttcctctatttatataaccttCAAACCGAAGGGCAAGACATCCATTGTCAAAAAGGAACTTCGTAGCATCCTACAACATAACTATAACCACCATGTGTTCAGCTCTATACTTTACAACTTCTATCTAAAGTATTTTTTCTATCGCTGATACTGTCTAAGTTATCGAGGTCTGTCCAGAGAACGGCCGTCCGGCTACGTCGTCCTTCCAATTTTCACCCCCAACCCCGTCGTGTGTCGCAGATGGGAGTTCGAGTTGAAGACGGCCGCCACGAGCGGGCTGCTGCTCTACAACACCGGGCAATCGTCGTACGCCGATTACCTCGGGATCGAGTTGTTCGAGGGTAAAATACGTCTGCTGATGAACAAAGGGAACGGGCCGACGGAGTTGATACACGGCGCGCCGGTCGCCGACGGCAAGTGGCACCGGGTGCTCGTCGATTTCAACCCGAGCGGAATCGGGATCACGGTGGACCGCCAGGAGAAAACGATCAGCCTGCCGTCGGGCGGCAATCGTTACCTGGACTTGGCGGACACCCTCTACATCGGCGGCACCGAGCTGAACAAACGCGCCAGAGCGTTGGGCAAGGGCCTGAAGTCCGGCGATCTGAGCTACAAGGGTTGCTTGCGGAACATGCAGCTGGACAACAAGGAGCTGGGCCTGCCGGACGTGAAGATCAGCCAGGGGATCGTGGTCGGCTGTGTTTGGGGGTTCCCGTGCGTCGAGGAGGAGCCCTGCGTCGCCGGCGCCGTTTGCTCCCAGCTGGGTGTCACCTCGTTCAAGTGCGACTGCGATCAACCGTCGTGCACCAAGCCGAACTACGCCGAGGATTACAAGGCAAATATTGAACGATCGCTCTGGCCCCCGAGCCTCTGCAGTTCGCGGCTCCGCTCGAGAGTCCTGTCCGCGGGAGGCCTGCGAATGGATAAGGGAACGGGGTTAACAGATTTTCCAAGAAGATTCTCGAGACGTAAACTAATTGGCTCTGATACGCCTAGATCCGGAAAGCAGTCGCGATACGAGTATTTACAGTTTGGAGTTTCTTGGGAAACTTCAGTTCCTAAGCGTGTCTCGGGGTTCTATCGAGGAACGAGTTAAcctctgatttatttctcgactgTGATCGATATGCCTATTctactgttaataatttctgGGACAATTGAAACGTTGCGGGTATATTCTGTTTTCTGTGAAGTAATAATGGCTGACGGgaggataatatttcattcgcatCCGAAAGAGTCCAGCGATGTTTGAGTCGTCGGAACAAGCGGTTAAGTCTAGgaaggaaaaattgaaattaatggtcTGCCTTCTGAAATGATTCTGCGACGTAGGATCTGTGGAACGAAGGGCTTTCTGACCGAGAAGAAATCCTTTAACATTGACTACCACCTGAATAATGGTAACAATGTTTAATGTAATCTTGAGCATTCGTTTTCTTAGTGACGTGTCGAAGTTTTATTGGATCCATGAGATATAAGTAGTGTAATCGTTAAGAATCTTCACTCTTTAGTTTctttataagaaaattgtttttgcatgggagttttgatgagtgacTTACTAGTTAAAgtaataactaaaaatattattccttccATCGAAACTTAGATCAGAATACATCgagaaatcgacttaaccgcatttTTCGATATGACTCATTTGTGCTTGTCCTGAATCTAGAATCCTATTCAAAATCATCATAAGAATGATTACTGATTCGGCAATCCCAAAATCTCGAAGAAACTATTTCGGTAAGAATATCCGTGGTCCAGACAGTCGAGTTTAGCTTCTGCATGTTTCACGATCCTCGAGCCTcgggaaataaattaattggCAATTGAGAAATTCCTGGATATTGAGATACCGCATGATCGAGGGGGACACGATCACGACTCTGCAGCTCCCGCGGGCAAACTTCGATCGGTTGGACCAGCTTCGTGTCGCAGCCAGGGCCGAAAAGTCTCTCCCCGTGCTCTCCACGGAAGTTCGCCGACCAGTTTCGCTCTGTTCCCGGGCAACTTGGCTAAACTGCTACCCGTTTCATTTAACAACTTTCCGTCATACTTcggtctatttatttattcgcgtATCGCTGCGCTGAACCGGGAAACCGGCAGACTTTTCGGCCAGCCGGGCGCAGAGGCCGGAGGGAGACACCTGAGACCTGGAGCTGGAATGTCCAACCCCGCTTTTAACGACACGTCGTGATTTCTAAAGGAAAAAGTTACTTCAAAGCAGCTGGTATCGCGAGAAAAGGAACTTTCCGTCGGAGTccgatattttgaaatttagtgGTGTGCCGATGAAATAATGGAACTATGCGGAAAGTATCCTTAGTTATCCTTAAAAGAAATTGCAACGTTCGATCGGTTAGCTGCGAGAAACGTGCGTCTAAATTTGGTGTACAGcctctataataattatttacattcttGTTATTCGTGAAATCTACGAATGCAGTTCTCGACGAAATTGCAATTTGAACAACAAACACTGGTAACACGAAACATCATTCATCGCCAATCTCAGCTAACCGGTTAACACACTGACAACcgctaacactagaactaccgaaaaCAGTCTTTCTAAAACTTACTAAATATAAACATGAATTCATTAGAATTCCAATTGGCCTGTACTCCAGTCTACATATCACTAAGTCAGCTTTAATCATTCCTTAAACAAGCGTCTGTaccttaacacttaggcaaacGACTGAAAAGAACATAACTACAACCTCTCCCATTATCTTCAACTGCACTCTTACAATTAATATGATTAAAACCTTTGTTTCATAAAAACAAGAACTATATTTGATGagttgcaaataatcccacttcaagacttactaaacaaccACAGCAAAAAGTAGACAGactaaaaggcaatacgttgctaagtgaaaagtgggagatctcttTCGGTTCGCTAAGTGTTAACAATCACTGTAAAAGAACTTAGGAATTGGTGATTTCTAcccggtggttctagcgttaacatcCCCAATCCTCGCGTAACTTCCTTCTTCGTAACCGATGTGAGACGATTGTCCAACCGGTTCCCGGTTATAACCGGGAAGATTACATTGCCGTCCCGAAACGGAGCTATATCCGTGCATCAGCATCCCCTTCTGCCAGAGAGCCTCGCAGCCCAGCGTCCCTCGctcacagattttcggtctgGGAATTCCGCAGGTTCACTCGAAGGCGAATTTACCCGTGGACCTGGAGATACTCTCGGTGAGCCCGGTGCTCGTGTCCGAGGGTGAGCACGTGCTGGTGACGAGCGATAACATTGCCATGGTATTAGACATCGCTAAATATGGGGTGGAAGAGGACGGCGTTATCTTCACCGTGGTTACACCGCCCACGTATGGCACCCTGGCCCTGGACCTCCTAACGACCAGGACAGAGCACTCCTTCACTCTCCAAGACATTAATCGAGATAAGGTAATACCCATCCGCCGAAACACATGCTGCCCGCCGAATTCACGACACCGGCCCCCGGCCGGAATAAAATTACGAGGGTGCCCTGCGGCCGCGTCACGGCTATCTCGCATCGAACAATGGCTAATGATCGTCGCCGCTAACTAATCATCCACGAGGGCGTCGTCGAGTTTTCCTTCCCTTCCGAGCGTGAACCTTCTGCACTGGTGAGGTTGGCTCTTGTTGCTCGTTGATCTGATAAAGTAGAAtggcaaagtttaatatttgaaatactttaaatattagatattacatctgtccaaatattaaattttattaatggaCTTACGGACGTAAATCGATTTATTCTACGCTTTGTTCTATTGGCTCTAGAACgtgtttatttatagaaatcgcGAAGATTGTAGCTAACGTTCGAGTattagaatatatagaatatata
The window above is part of the Nomia melanderi isolate GNS246 chromosome 2, iyNomMela1, whole genome shotgun sequence genome. Proteins encoded here:
- the LOC143174273 gene encoding uncharacterized protein LOC143174273 → MLMHGYSSVSGRQCNLPGYNREPVGQSSHIGYEEGSYARIGDVNARTTGFRVSCQRYKRLVTGQHPVMNHTLTRSRKTSMVPDFRVRKSAEFPVDHVIRRNGRGPRRKCGEKLPRKHAGLMAASSKFQTTWLVGEWV